The Bacteroides fragilis NCTC 9343 genome includes the window CTGAAATTGCCGGTTGGCAAATTCAATATGCCCGAGGTGCGGTTGGTGAAGTGGATGTTTACTACAGTTTTTGTAACTCCTGACGGAGAAAATGCAGTGGACGGACTTATCTATTCGCCCGACAAAACGAAGTGATTGAGAAAAAATAAAAACGAATGAAGAAAATTTTATTAATGATGTTGTTGCTCGCCTCAATGGCGAGCAACGCACAGGAACGCAAATATTCTACGTTCTATTATCAACGTGCAACTCTGTTTGAGGAGTTGCCTGTGACTTCAAAAGATATCATTTTTCTGGGTAATAGCATTACCAACGGGGGAGAATGGAGTGAATTATTGAATAATAAGCATGTCAAGAACCGAGGAATCAGTGGTGATATCTGTATGGGTGTTTATGATCGGCTGGATGCGATTTTGAAAGGAAAACCCGCCAAAATATTCTTGTTGATCGGCATAAATGATGTAAGCCGGGGCACTTCTGCAGATACAATTGTGAACCGTATTGGTATGATTACTCAAAAAATTAAACAAGATTCTCCAAAAACAAAGCTATATTTGCAAAGTGTACTTCCGGTAACCGATCATTATAAGATGTTTGGCGGACATACGTCACGCTGGCAGGAAGTGAAAAAGATCAATGAAGGACTGATGTATCTTGCTGATAAAGAGAATGTGACCTATATCGATCTTTATTCTCATTTTGTTGATGAGAAGACCGGGAAAATGAATATTGAGTATACTAATGATGGTTTACATTTACTGGGAAAAGGCTACTTAAAATGGGTTGATATTGTTAAACCTTATATAAATAAGAAATGAAAAAGATACTATTCTTATCTCTGTTCTTGATGGTATGCACCATTTTATCCGCACAGAAGCGGGTGAAAGTGGCTTGTGTAGGGAATAGTATTACATACGGATATACTCTTCCGAATCCTGCAACGGACTCTTACCCATCACAGTTGCAACAACTCCTAGGGGAGACTTACGAAGTTGGAAATTTCGGGAAATCAGGAGCTACCTTATTGAATAAGGGACATCGTCCTTACATGCAGCAAGAAGAATTTAAAAAGGCAATTGCTTTTGCCGGTGATATTGTTGTTATCCATTTGGGTATTAATGATACGGATCCACGTGATTGGCCGAACTATCGTGACAGTTTCGTGAAAGATTATCTGGCGTTGATTGATTCTTTCAGAGTTGCTAATCCTAAATGTCATATTATTATTGCCCGTTTGACACCGATCGCTGACCGTCATCCTCGTTTTGAGTCAGGTACCCGTGATTGGCATGGAGAAATTCAACAAAGTATTGAGACGATAGCTAAATATGCAGGAGTTCAGTTAATGGATTTCCATGAACCGCTTTATCCTTACCCCTATCTTCTTCCGGATGCTGTACATCCTAACGTAGAGGGAGCCGGTATTCTTGCAAAAACGGTATATTCGGCGATTACAGGAGATTTTGGAGGGTTACATCTATCTGAGTTGTATACTGATAACATGGTACTTCAACACGGAGAGCCGTTGGCTATCCGAGGCAAAGCAAATGCGGGTGAAAAAGTGACTGTTTCAATAGCTAAACAGAAGTTGACTGCAAAGGCTGCTTCCAATGGAGACTGGGCTGTCACCATTCAGCCGTTAAAGGCCGGTGGTCCATATACACTGACTGTCTCTGCCGGAAAACAGAAACAAACATTCAATAATGTTTTGGCTGGAGAAGTGTGGCTTTGTTCCGGACAATCTAACATGGAATTTTATTTGAGTTGGAGTAAAACGGCTAAAAGAGATATTCCGCAGGCTGCTAATGATCAGATTCGTTTGTTCGATATGAAGGCACGCTGGCGTACGGATGCAGTGGAGTGGGATACATCCGTATTGGATTCGTTGAATCATTTGCAGTATTATAAAGATACCGAATGGACGGTTTGTTCACCTGCAACAGCAGGTTCATTTTCTGCTGTGGCCTATTATTTTGGCAAAATGCTGCAGGATAGCCTGAAAGTGCCTGTAGGATTAATTTGTAATGCGATCGGTGGTTCGCCTACTGAAGCATGGGTTGATCGCAGTACATTGGAGTATAAGTTCCCTGCTATATTACGTAACTGGACTCAAAATGACTTTATTCAGGATTGGGTGCGCGGTCGCGCTGCTCTTAATGTGAAAAAGGCTGTTAATAAGCAGCAACGTCATCCTTACGAACCTTGTTATTTATATGAGGCAGGTATTCGTCCTTTGGAGCAATATCCTATTAAAGGCATCATCTGGTATCAGGGTGAATCGAATGCACATAATCGTGAGGCACACGAGAAATTGTTTAAGCTCTTGGTTGAGAGCTGGCGTAAAAACTGGGAAAATGAGAATTTACCTTTTTATTATGTACAGTTGTCAAGTATCAACCGTCCGTCATGGCCTTGGTTCCGTGATAGCCAGCGTAGAATGATGTATGAAATACCTCATACGGGTATGGCGGTATCGAGTGACCTGGGTGATTCACTTGATGTGCATCCCAAACATAAGCAGCCGGTAGGCGAGCGTTTGGCTCATTGGGCTTTGAATCAAACTTATGGAAAGAAGAATGTTACACCTTCGGGACCAATGTTCCGTAATGTAGAGTTTCGTGATGGCGCTGCTTATGTATCATTCGATTGTGCCGAGGGTATGCATGCATCGGACGGAAAGCCGTTACAGACATTCGAAGTGGCAGAAACAGAGGATATTTATTATCCGGCCACAGCCAAAATCGTAGGAAATCAAATTAAAGTATATAGTAAAGAAGTGAAAAATCCTCTTCACGTGCGTTACGGTTGGCAACCTTTTACCCGTGCCAATCTAGTCAACGGTGACGGTTTACCGGCATCTACGTTCCGTACGGACTGGGGAAAATAAACTTGAAAAAGTGAGCAGTTTATGATGAAAAAGTTATTGTATGGACTTGTATGTTGTTGCAGTTTAGCCTATGGGCAAAACCAAGACACTTCGGATGTGTTAATGCTGAATGACGATTGGTCGTTTTCACAGGTAGGAACAGAAAAATGGCTGCCAGCTACTGTTCCGGGCACAGTTCATCAGGATTTGATTCATCATAAACTGCTACCTGATCCGTTCTATGGGACCAATGAAAAAAAGATTCAGTGGGTGGAGGACGAAGATTGGGAATATAAAACTTGTTTTGTCGTTACAGAGGAACAATTAAAGAGGGATGCCGCCCAGCTTTTCTTTGAGGGATTGGATACCTATGCTGACGTTTATCTGAACGGTTCTTTGGTTTTGAAATCAGATAATATGTTTGTGGGTTATGCGGTTCCTGTTAAACAGGTGTTACGTAAAGGTGAGAATTTGCTGCATGTCTATTTTCATTCTCCTATAAAACAAACTCTTCCACAATGGTCATCCAATGGATTTAATTATCCGGCTGATAATGATCATCACGAAAAGCGTCTTAGTGTATTTACTAGAAAAGCACCTTATAGTTATGGATGGGACTGGGGAATCCGCATGGTTACAAGCGGTATCTGGCGTCCTGTGACTCTTCGTTTTTATGATGTTGCCACTATTGCCGATTATCATGTGAAACAGTTGAGCCTGACAGATCAAGTCGCAAAACTTTCTAATGAATTGGAAATTAATAGCATTTCAGAGAAGGAAAAATCTGCTGAGGTTTTGATCTCTTATTCATTGCAAGGAGGGAAAGAAGTAACAGTAAAGAAGAACGTGACGTTAAAACCGGGTTTAAATAAGATTCATATTCCGTTGGATATTCAGAACCCTGTACGTTGGATGCCCAATGGATGGGGAGAACCTCATTTATATGATTTCTCAGCACAAGTGATATGTGACGGTAAAACAATTGCCTCGCGCCAGCATCGCATCGGACTTCGTACGATACGGGTGGTAAACGAAAAAGATAAAGAGGGAGAATCTTTTTATTTTGAAGTGAATGGTATCCCGATGTTTGCCAAAGGAGCCAATTATATCCCTGATGATGCATTGCTTCCCTGTATAACCACTGAGCGTTATAGGACCCTGTTCCGGGACATGAAAGAGGCCAATATGAATATGGTACGTATATGGGGGGGAGGAACTTATGAGGATGATCGTTTCTATGATCTGGCAGATGAAAATGGTATTCTTGTTTGGCAGGATTTTATGTTTGCCTGTACTGCTTATCCCAGCGATCCTACTTTCTTGAAGCGGGTAGAAGAAGAGGCTGAATATAATATCAAACGTCTGCGCAACCATGCTTCATTGGCCATGTGGTGTGGAAATAATGAGATTCTGGAAGGATTGAAATATTGGGGATGGCAGAAAAACTATACTCCGGAAGTGTATGAAAATATGTTCCGGGGGTATGATAAGTTGTTCCGGGGATTGCTTCCTGCCAAAGTACAGGAACTCGATGAAGGCCGTTTTTACAAGCATTCTTCTCCTTATTTTGCAAATTGGGGACGTCCGGAGTCGTGGGGCATAGGTGACAGTCATAATTGGGGAGTGTGGTACGGCAAAAAAACATTCGAATCATTAGACACGGATTTACCGCGATTTATGAGTGAATTTGGTTTCCAGTCGTTCCCGGAAATGAAGACGATTGCTACATTTGCTGCTCCGGAAGACTATCAGATTGAGTCGGAAGTGATGAATGGGCATCAGAAAAGCAGTATTGGTAATGACTTG containing:
- a CDS encoding SGNH/GDSL hydrolase family protein: MKKILLMMLLLASMASNAQERKYSTFYYQRATLFEELPVTSKDIIFLGNSITNGGEWSELLNNKHVKNRGISGDICMGVYDRLDAILKGKPAKIFLLIGINDVSRGTSADTIVNRIGMITQKIKQDSPKTKLYLQSVLPVTDHYKMFGGHTSRWQEVKKINEGLMYLADKENVTYIDLYSHFVDEKTGKMNIEYTNDGLHLLGKGYLKWVDIVKPYINKK
- a CDS encoding beta-mannosidase — its product is MMKKLLYGLVCCCSLAYGQNQDTSDVLMLNDDWSFSQVGTEKWLPATVPGTVHQDLIHHKLLPDPFYGTNEKKIQWVEDEDWEYKTCFVVTEEQLKRDAAQLFFEGLDTYADVYLNGSLVLKSDNMFVGYAVPVKQVLRKGENLLHVYFHSPIKQTLPQWSSNGFNYPADNDHHEKRLSVFTRKAPYSYGWDWGIRMVTSGIWRPVTLRFYDVATIADYHVKQLSLTDQVAKLSNELEINSISEKEKSAEVLISYSLQGGKEVTVKKNVTLKPGLNKIHIPLDIQNPVRWMPNGWGEPHLYDFSAQVICDGKTIASRQHRIGLRTIRVVNEKDKEGESFYFEVNGIPMFAKGANYIPDDALLPCITTERYRTLFRDMKEANMNMVRIWGGGTYEDDRFYDLADENGILVWQDFMFACTAYPSDPTFLKRVEEEAEYNIKRLRNHASLAMWCGNNEILEGLKYWGWQKNYTPEVYENMFRGYDKLFRGLLPAKVQELDEGRFYKHSSPYFANWGRPESWGIGDSHNWGVWYGKKTFESLDTDLPRFMSEFGFQSFPEMKTIATFAAPEDYQIESEVMNGHQKSSIGNDLIRTYMERDYIVPEKFEDFVYIGLVLQGHGMRHGMEAHRRNRPYCMGTLYWQLNDSWPVVSWSSIDYYGNWKALHYQAKRAFAPLLVNAIQEGDSLNIYLISDMLEKQSQLTLEMKVIDFNGKTLDKEVIKAVEVPMNTSSCIVRKPLDTWVNPEQRKSSFLLLSLKDKSGRKVAEEVYFFDKTKNLELPQTAISMKVKQLDGKCELTLSSPKLAKDVFVQIPVQGARFTDNFFDLLPGENKKITITSPEIKKGESLNITVKHVRDTYN
- a CDS encoding GDSL-type esterase/lipase family protein, whose protein sequence is MKKILFLSLFLMVCTILSAQKRVKVACVGNSITYGYTLPNPATDSYPSQLQQLLGETYEVGNFGKSGATLLNKGHRPYMQQEEFKKAIAFAGDIVVIHLGINDTDPRDWPNYRDSFVKDYLALIDSFRVANPKCHIIIARLTPIADRHPRFESGTRDWHGEIQQSIETIAKYAGVQLMDFHEPLYPYPYLLPDAVHPNVEGAGILAKTVYSAITGDFGGLHLSELYTDNMVLQHGEPLAIRGKANAGEKVTVSIAKQKLTAKAASNGDWAVTIQPLKAGGPYTLTVSAGKQKQTFNNVLAGEVWLCSGQSNMEFYLSWSKTAKRDIPQAANDQIRLFDMKARWRTDAVEWDTSVLDSLNHLQYYKDTEWTVCSPATAGSFSAVAYYFGKMLQDSLKVPVGLICNAIGGSPTEAWVDRSTLEYKFPAILRNWTQNDFIQDWVRGRAALNVKKAVNKQQRHPYEPCYLYEAGIRPLEQYPIKGIIWYQGESNAHNREAHEKLFKLLVESWRKNWENENLPFYYVQLSSINRPSWPWFRDSQRRMMYEIPHTGMAVSSDLGDSLDVHPKHKQPVGERLAHWALNQTYGKKNVTPSGPMFRNVEFRDGAAYVSFDCAEGMHASDGKPLQTFEVAETEDIYYPATAKIVGNQIKVYSKEVKNPLHVRYGWQPFTRANLVNGDGLPASTFRTDWGK